Proteins from a genomic interval of Zingiber officinale cultivar Zhangliang chromosome 2A, Zo_v1.1, whole genome shotgun sequence:
- the LOC122044233 gene encoding glucose-1-phosphate adenylyltransferase small subunit, chloroplastic/amyloplastic-like: MASSIGVLFSSPNVLAVRSKPSPFAEDRTFLGARNGRLSFSDSLSGAKLVRQRPVAATRREARTRSPLVVSPKAVTDSKNSQTCLFPDASRSVLGIILGGGAGTRLYPLTKKRAKPAVPLGANYRLIDIPVSNCLNSNISKIYVLTQFNSASLNRHLARAYGSTIGGYQNEGFVEVLAAQQSPENPNWFQGTADAVRQYLWLFEEHNVMEFLILAGDHLYRMDYEKFIQSHRESCADITVAALPMDEKRATAFGLMKIDEEGRIIEFAEKPKGEQLKAMQVDTTILGLDVERAKKMPFIASMGIYVISKDIMLKLLRDKFPSANDFGSEVIPGACNLGLRVQAYLYDGYWEDIGTIEAFYNANLGITKKPVPDFSFYDLSYPIYTQARYLPPSIMLDTDVTDSVIGEGCVIQKCKIHHSVIGLRSCISEGAVVEDTLLMGADYYETEADKILLAAKGSFPIGIGRDSHVRKAIIDKNVRMGENVKIINTENVQEASREAHGYFIKSGIITVLKDALIPSGTII; this comes from the exons ATGGCTTCCTCTATCGGCGTCTTGTTCTCTTCCCCCAACGTTCTCGCCGTTCGTTCCAAGCCCTCGCCTTTCGCAGAGGACCGCACCTTCCTCGGCGCCCGCAATGGCCGCCTTTCCTTCTCCGACAGTCTCTCTGGCGCGAAATTAGTCCGCCAGAGGCCGGTGGCTGCGACGAGAAGAGAGGCGAGGACGAGGAGCCCCTTGGTCGTCTCCCCCAAGGCTGTAACCGACTCGAAGAACTCGCAGACCTGCCTCTTCCCCGACGCGAGTCGA AGTGTGTTGGGTATTATTTTAGGTGGTGGCGCAGGAACGCGGCTGTATCCACTGACAAAGAAGAGAGCTAAACCAGCAGTTCCTCTCGGTGCCAACTACAGACTCATCGATATCCCCGTTAGCAACTGCTTGAACAGCAACATCTCCAAGATCTATGTTTTGACACAGTTCAATTCAGCTTCGCTAAATCGCCACCTCGCACGGGCTTATGGAAGCACCATTGGTGGTTACCAAAATGAAGGATTTGTCGAAGTTCTTGCTGCCCAACAAAGCCCCGAGAATCCCAACTGGTTTCAG GGTACTGCTGATGCTGTAAGACAATACTTGTGGCTTTTTGAGGAGCACAACGTGATGGAATTCTTGATTCTTGCCGGGGATCATTTGTATCGTATGGACTATGAGAAATTCATTCAATCACATAGAGAATCATGCGCCGACATTACTGTAGCTGCACTGCCAATGGATGAAAAGCGTGCGACTGCCTTTGGCCTCATGAAAATCGATGAAGAAGGACGAATCATTGAGTTTGCGGAAAAGCCAAAAGGCGAGCAATTGAAGGCAATGCAG GTGGATACTACTATTTTGGGCCTCGATGTAGAAAGAGCAAAGAAGATGCCTTTTATTGCTAGCATGGGCATCTATGTTATCAGCAAAGACATAATGCTCAAGTTGCTTCGCGATAAGTTCCCTTCAGCAAATGACTTTGGTAGCGAAGTAATTCCTGGGGCTTGCAACCTTGGATTGAGA GTACAAGCTTATCTATATGATGGTTATTGGGAAGATATTGGtaccatagaagcattttacaatGCTAACCTTGGCATAACGAAGAAGCCCGTACCTGATTTCAG TTTTTATGACCTTTCATATCCAATATATACTCAAGCTCGATATTTACCTCCATCTATAATGCTTGATACTGATGTTACCGATAGCGTCATCGGCGAGGGATGTGTGATTCAA AAATGCAAGATTCACCATTCTGTAATTGGCCTTCGATCTTGCATTTCGGAAGGTGCAGTGGTAGAAGATACTTTACTAATGGGAGCTGATTATTATGAG ACAGAAGCCGACAAGATTCTATTAGCCGCGAAAGGTAGTTTTCCAATCGGAATTGGAAGAGATTCTCACGTTAGAAAAGCCATCATTGATAAGAATGTTCGAATGGGAGAGAACGTTAAG ATTATTAATACTGAAAATGTGCAAGAAGCATCAAGGGAAGCCCATGGATACTTCATCAAAAGTGGCATTATCACCGTACTCAAAGATGCCTTAATCCCAAGTGGAACAATAATTTGA